The following proteins are encoded in a genomic region of Frankiaceae bacterium:
- a CDS encoding DUF4129 domain-containing protein — translation MLPFLQDPVTRDGAREEAERELRKSIYHVRDEPPVQRFINWLLERLDDAFEAAINVTPGGLPSLVVLAVVIVAIVVALRLGLGPTGLRDALTDRRKGAAATSAAEYRAEAERLAAAGDFKEAVRARFRAVIRELEERAVLDPRPGRTAGEIAREGSAAVPGIAVDLRDAATTFDQVWYGRRDATDADYARVREADDRIRNARLTTVAT, via the coding sequence GTGCTGCCGTTCCTCCAGGACCCGGTGACCCGCGACGGCGCGCGCGAGGAGGCCGAGCGCGAGCTGCGCAAGTCGATCTACCACGTCCGCGACGAGCCCCCCGTCCAGCGGTTCATCAACTGGCTGCTCGAACGTCTCGACGACGCGTTCGAGGCCGCCATCAACGTCACCCCCGGCGGCCTGCCGTCTCTCGTCGTCCTCGCCGTCGTCATCGTCGCGATCGTCGTGGCCCTGCGGCTCGGCCTCGGCCCGACCGGCCTGCGCGACGCGCTTACCGACCGCCGCAAGGGCGCCGCCGCGACGAGCGCCGCCGAGTACCGCGCCGAGGCCGAGCGCCTCGCCGCCGCGGGAGACTTCAAGGAGGCCGTGCGCGCGCGGTTCCGCGCGGTCATCCGCGAGCTCGAGGAACGCGCCGTCCTCGACCCGCGCCCTGGCCGTACGGCGGGCGAGATCGCCCGCGAGGGCAGCGCCGCCGTGCCCGGGATCGCCGTCGACCTGCGCGACGCGGCCACCACGTTCGACCAGGTCTGGTATGGCCGCCGCGACGCCACCGATGCCGACTACGCCCGCGTCCGCGAGGCCGACGACCGCATCCGCAACGCCCGCCTCACGACGGTGGCGACGTGA
- a CDS encoding LpqB family beta-propeller domain-containing protein, with the protein MASGLRCAAAAVAVVALAACSGIPSGGPARVVRRVHAEGEEPVEPGGGVRRLVPQNPRAGSSASDIVRDYLTAETNPDNDYAIARRYLVPAARWDAGARTVVYTGARRHAAADINGDRATVRVTVDAVGTISPAGEYRPRTTPVTLTFRLRDVPGSGWRLSDVPTGLLLSVRDVATSFARSTLYWTDQARRLVPDLVFLRRVDQPAADLVRALLLGPRGWLAPAVRSAIPRGTKLLDASAAGDGVVRLNFSREIRNAPQESLSALVAQVVWTLTEREDVQAVQLLAEEEPLAVPGRPGLRDHRRSDWTDFAPVPPTADRRLFFVRQGVANAFDDAGRLYESVASTPALTSLAVNRGGTWLAGVTRASAGARQSLILVDLTGREATRTAVSADSITAPTWEPGGTLVWAVQTTGEGQQIVTAPVGGGPLGVVPVPASLPLPVTSLRLSPDGARVAIVAGAGKNASLWVARVERPASGGRVLGDPRQVVPSVRGVTAAAFDGARQLLFATYDGKRPALHRVDLDGFALETPIASGLPARPVTALTVSAGVPEGVPADRVVSSGGRLYRRTPGAEWAPLRAGGGAAAFSG; encoded by the coding sequence GTGGCTAGCGGCCTGCGGTGCGCCGCGGCGGCTGTCGCGGTGGTGGCGCTGGCGGCGTGCAGCGGCATCCCGTCGGGCGGTCCTGCGCGCGTCGTACGGCGCGTCCACGCGGAGGGCGAGGAGCCGGTCGAGCCCGGTGGCGGCGTACGGCGGCTCGTACCGCAGAACCCCCGCGCCGGGTCGAGCGCAAGCGACATCGTCCGCGACTACCTCACCGCCGAGACCAACCCCGACAACGACTACGCCATCGCGCGCCGCTACCTCGTCCCCGCCGCGCGGTGGGACGCCGGCGCGCGCACCGTCGTCTACACCGGCGCCCGCCGGCACGCCGCGGCGGACATCAACGGCGACCGCGCGACGGTGCGCGTCACCGTCGACGCCGTCGGCACGATCTCGCCGGCGGGCGAGTACCGGCCGCGGACGACGCCGGTGACGCTGACGTTCCGGCTGCGCGACGTACCGGGGTCCGGATGGCGCCTGTCGGACGTGCCGACGGGGCTGCTGCTGTCGGTGCGCGACGTGGCGACGTCGTTCGCGCGCTCGACGCTGTACTGGACCGACCAGGCACGGCGGCTCGTACCCGACCTCGTGTTCCTGCGGCGGGTCGACCAGCCGGCCGCCGACCTCGTCCGCGCGCTGCTCCTCGGGCCGCGCGGCTGGCTCGCGCCGGCGGTGCGATCGGCGATCCCGCGCGGCACCAAGCTGCTCGACGCGTCGGCCGCCGGGGACGGCGTCGTACGGCTGAACTTCTCCCGCGAGATCCGCAACGCGCCGCAGGAGTCCCTGAGCGCGCTCGTCGCGCAGGTCGTGTGGACCCTGACCGAACGCGAGGACGTCCAGGCCGTCCAGCTGCTCGCCGAGGAGGAACCCCTCGCGGTGCCGGGGCGGCCGGGGCTGCGGGACCACCGGCGCTCCGACTGGACCGACTTCGCGCCGGTGCCGCCGACCGCGGACCGGCGGCTGTTCTTCGTGCGCCAGGGCGTGGCGAACGCGTTCGACGACGCCGGGCGTCTCTACGAGAGCGTCGCGAGCACCCCGGCGCTGACGTCGCTGGCGGTCAACCGCGGCGGCACGTGGCTGGCCGGCGTGACCCGCGCGTCGGCCGGCGCGCGGCAGTCGCTGATCCTCGTGGACCTGACCGGGCGGGAGGCCACGCGCACCGCCGTCAGCGCCGACAGCATCACCGCGCCGACGTGGGAGCCGGGCGGCACCCTCGTCTGGGCCGTACAGACCACCGGCGAGGGGCAGCAGATCGTCACGGCGCCCGTCGGGGGCGGGCCGCTCGGCGTCGTGCCGGTGCCGGCGTCGCTGCCGTTGCCGGTGACGTCGTTGCGCCTCTCGCCCGACGGCGCGCGCGTGGCGATCGTCGCCGGCGCCGGCAAGAACGCGTCGCTGTGGGTCGCCCGGGTCGAGCGGCCGGCATCCGGTGGCCGGGTGCTCGGCGACCCGCGGCAGGTCGTGCCGTCGGTGCGCGGCGTGACGGCGGCGGCGTTCGACGGGGCGCGGCAGCTGCTGTTCGCGACGTACGACGGCAAGCGGCCCGCGCTGCACCGTGTCGACCTCGACGGGTTCGCGCTGGAGACGCCGATCGCGTCCGGCCTGCCGGCGCGCCCCGTGACGGCGCTGACCGTGTCGGCGGGGGTGCCCGAGGGCGTACCCGCCGACCGTGTCGTGTCGTCGGGCGGCCGGCTGTACCGGCGTACGCCGGGGGCGGAGTGGGCGCCGTTGCGTGCGGGGGGCGGGGCGGCGGCGTTCAGCGGCTGA
- a CDS encoding MoxR family ATPase: protein MTETPSAAPRRRAPARRTASANDPRAALIAVKDEVGKAVVGQDAAVTGLVIALLCRGHVLLEGVPGVAKTLLVRALAAALAVDTKRVQFTPDLMPGDVTGSLVYDARTAQFSFREGPVFTNLLLADEINRTPPKTQASLLEAMEERQVTVDGVPRPLPEPFVVCATQNPVEYEGTYPLPEAQLDRFLLKLTMPLPAREHEITVLERHNAGFNPRDLAAAGVRAVASVAELDAGRAAVAGISVKPEVLGYIVDVARATRQSPSLSLGVSPRGATALLNAAKAWAWLSGRDFVTPDDVKALARPALRHRVAVRPEAELEGVTADGVLDTVLGSVAVPR from the coding sequence GTGACCGAGACCCCGTCCGCCGCTCCGCGCCGCCGCGCGCCCGCCCGCCGTACGGCGTCGGCCAACGACCCCCGCGCGGCGTTGATCGCCGTCAAGGACGAGGTCGGCAAGGCCGTCGTCGGCCAGGACGCCGCCGTGACCGGCCTCGTCATCGCGCTGCTCTGCCGCGGCCACGTCCTCCTCGAAGGCGTGCCCGGCGTCGCGAAGACGCTGCTCGTCCGCGCGCTCGCGGCGGCGCTCGCCGTCGACACGAAGCGCGTGCAGTTCACGCCCGACCTCATGCCCGGCGACGTCACGGGGTCGCTCGTGTACGACGCCAGGACGGCGCAGTTCTCGTTCCGCGAGGGGCCGGTCTTCACCAACCTGCTGCTCGCCGACGAGATCAACCGCACGCCACCGAAGACACAGGCCTCGCTGCTGGAGGCGATGGAGGAGCGGCAGGTCACGGTCGACGGCGTGCCGCGGCCGCTGCCCGAGCCGTTCGTCGTCTGCGCGACGCAGAACCCCGTCGAGTACGAGGGCACCTACCCGCTGCCCGAGGCGCAGCTCGACCGGTTCCTCCTCAAGCTGACGATGCCGCTGCCGGCGCGCGAGCACGAGATCACCGTCCTCGAACGCCACAACGCCGGCTTCAACCCGCGCGACCTCGCCGCCGCCGGCGTCCGCGCCGTCGCGTCGGTCGCGGAGCTCGACGCCGGCCGCGCCGCCGTCGCCGGCATCTCCGTCAAGCCCGAGGTCCTCGGCTACATCGTCGACGTGGCGCGCGCGACCCGGCAGTCGCCGTCGCTCTCGCTCGGGGTCTCGCCGCGTGGCGCCACCGCGCTGCTCAACGCCGCCAAGGCGTGGGCGTGGCTGTCGGGCCGCGACTTCGTGACGCCCGACGACGTCAAGGCGCTGGCGCGGCCCGCGCTGCGTCACCGCGTGGCCGTACGTCCCGAGGCCGAGCTCGAGGGCGTCACCGCCGACGGCGTCCTCGACACCGTGCTCGGGTCGGTCGCGGTACCCCGCTAG
- a CDS encoding DUF4350 domain-containing protein, with product MTSVLDTAPAEEVSSRPTVTPRDAWRKARLPVAIGAGFVVLAVVQALVTGGVGEDLLDPEAAGPDGGMALAVLLRDHGVDVRRVEEPTGTSGVTVFVPVPQLALLNRPAALRRVATATDVVVASPDEFSLEMMRIDAGVAGNIREKVLQPGCDHPDAAVAGAVRMGGSVLAAPEIATACYADRGDATFVDMEESGRRVTLLGSGSFMTNEHLDDDGNAALALRLLTRARTVEWVYPRTVEFAAEEEKGLFELLPHRVFVAVAQVFVVLLLLALWRARRLGPVVVEPLPVVVRAAEAVEGRARLYEAAHARDQAANALRAGLRDRLVRVLGLASDAGPETLVAAVTARTGRDALAVTGLLYGPPPADDAALVRLATDLDLLDTEVRAL from the coding sequence GTGACGAGCGTCCTCGACACGGCGCCCGCGGAGGAGGTCTCCTCGCGCCCCACGGTCACGCCGCGCGACGCCTGGCGCAAGGCGAGGCTGCCGGTCGCCATCGGCGCCGGCTTCGTCGTCCTCGCGGTCGTCCAGGCGCTCGTGACGGGCGGCGTCGGCGAGGACCTGCTCGACCCCGAGGCGGCCGGGCCCGACGGCGGCATGGCGCTCGCGGTGCTGCTGCGCGACCACGGCGTCGACGTACGCCGCGTCGAGGAGCCGACGGGGACGAGCGGCGTGACGGTGTTCGTGCCCGTGCCGCAGCTGGCGCTGCTCAACCGGCCCGCGGCGTTGCGTCGTGTCGCGACCGCCACCGACGTCGTCGTCGCGAGCCCCGACGAGTTCAGCCTCGAGATGATGCGCATCGACGCCGGCGTCGCCGGCAACATCCGCGAGAAGGTCCTGCAGCCTGGCTGCGACCACCCCGACGCGGCCGTGGCGGGCGCGGTGCGCATGGGCGGCAGCGTCCTCGCCGCGCCCGAGATCGCGACCGCCTGCTACGCCGACCGCGGCGACGCGACGTTCGTCGACATGGAGGAGAGCGGCCGGCGCGTGACGCTGCTCGGCAGCGGGTCGTTCATGACGAACGAGCACCTCGACGACGACGGCAACGCCGCCCTCGCGCTCCGCCTGCTGACCCGCGCCCGTACGGTCGAGTGGGTCTACCCGCGGACCGTCGAGTTCGCTGCCGAGGAGGAGAAGGGGCTGTTCGAGCTGCTGCCGCACCGCGTGTTCGTCGCGGTCGCGCAGGTCTTCGTCGTGCTGCTCCTGCTCGCGCTGTGGCGCGCCCGACGGCTGGGCCCGGTCGTCGTCGAGCCGCTGCCCGTCGTCGTGCGCGCCGCCGAGGCGGTCGAGGGCAGGGCGCGGCTGTACGAGGCCGCGCACGCCCGCGACCAGGCGGCCAACGCCCTGCGCGCCGGCCTGCGCGACCGGCTCGTCCGCGTCCTCGGCCTCGCCTCCGACGCAGGCCCGGAGACACTCGTCGCCGCGGTCACCGCGCGGACCGGCCGCGACGCCCTGGCCGTCACCGGCCTCCTGTACGGTCCCCCACCGGCCGACGACGCGGCGCTCGTGCGCCTCGCCACCGATCTCGACCTACTCGACACCGAGGTGCGTGCCCTGTGA
- the mtnA gene encoding S-methyl-5-thioribose-1-phosphate isomerase — MDRRANRLPAVAWRDGAVELLDQTRLPGEETVLRCADVDSLVEAIQRLVVRGAPALGVAGAYGVALALSDPAGVEAAAERIAAARPTAVNLRRGVAHALAAVRSGGDPVAAADAFAAEDAAASDAMAAYGLELVPAAARVLTHCNTGALVSAGGGTAYAVARAAHDAGRLARLWVDETRPLLQGARLTAWEAARDGLPYAVLPDNAAGSLFARGEVDVVLVGADRICADGSVANKVGTYPLAVLARAHDVPFVVVAPTSTIDLATASGDGIEIEQRGAEEVLSYGGVRVAPEGAAAYNPAFDVTPPHLVTALVTERGVARPVTEETVRGLLSTDP; from the coding sequence GTGGACCGACGCGCGAACCGGCTGCCCGCCGTCGCCTGGCGCGACGGAGCGGTCGAGCTGCTCGACCAGACCCGCCTGCCCGGCGAGGAGACCGTCCTGCGCTGCGCCGACGTGGACTCCCTCGTCGAGGCGATCCAGCGGCTCGTCGTGCGCGGCGCGCCCGCGCTCGGCGTCGCGGGGGCGTACGGCGTCGCGCTCGCCCTGAGCGACCCGGCCGGCGTCGAGGCGGCGGCGGAACGCATCGCCGCGGCGCGGCCCACGGCGGTCAACCTGCGACGTGGCGTTGCCCATGCGCTGGCCGCCGTGCGCTCGGGTGGCGACCCGGTGGCGGCGGCGGACGCGTTCGCGGCCGAGGACGCGGCTGCGAGCGACGCCATGGCGGCGTACGGCCTCGAGCTCGTCCCGGCAGCCGCGCGGGTCCTGACGCACTGCAACACCGGCGCGCTCGTGTCGGCCGGCGGCGGCACGGCGTACGCCGTCGCGCGCGCCGCCCACGACGCGGGGAGGCTCGCGCGGCTCTGGGTGGACGAGACGCGGCCGCTGCTGCAGGGCGCGCGGCTGACGGCGTGGGAGGCGGCGCGCGACGGGCTGCCGTACGCCGTCCTGCCCGACAACGCCGCCGGCTCGCTCTTCGCGCGCGGCGAGGTCGACGTCGTGCTCGTCGGCGCCGACCGGATCTGCGCCGACGGCAGCGTCGCGAACAAGGTCGGCACGTACCCGCTCGCGGTGCTCGCGCGGGCCCACGACGTGCCGTTCGTCGTGGTGGCGCCGACGTCGACGATCGACCTCGCGACGGCGAGCGGCGACGGCATCGAGATCGAGCAGCGCGGCGCGGAGGAGGTGCTGTCGTACGGCGGCGTCCGCGTGGCGCCGGAGGGCGCGGCGGCGTACAACCCGGCGTTCGACGTCACGCCGCCGCACCTCGTCACGGCGCTGGTCACCGAGCGCGGCGTCGCGCGCCCGGTGACGGAGGAGACGGTTCGCGGGCTGCTGAGCACCGATCCGTGA
- a CDS encoding DUF58 domain-containing protein gives MALTGRLALVAAVLAAALLAAPGSGWSAFWLANLALVVLAVVDIVLAASVRSLTLARSGDSAARLGESANVTLTVTNTGSRTARLSVRDAWPPSAGASPRVHRVTVPAHERRALASVLTPTRRGDRRPERVTVRSVGPLGLAGRQGRHVAPWQVRVLPPFTSRKFLPERLNRLRQLDGAVLIRGRGQGTEFDSLRDYVDGDDVRSIDWRATARRDNVVVRTWRPERDRRVVLVLDTGRTSAGRVGDSPRLDHAMDAALLLGALASRAGDQVELLAYDRVQRARVPGGSRAEVLSRLVNAMAPLDPVLLEADHAGIVASVLRRHRRRALVVLFTELNTAVVEEGLLPSLGALTLRHTVIVAAVADPRVAAMMTARGSAPAVYEAAAAERATAERRRLVSLLRRRGVEVVDAPPESFAPAVADRYLELKAAGRL, from the coding sequence ATGGCTCTCACCGGTCGCCTCGCGCTCGTCGCCGCGGTCCTCGCGGCGGCGCTGCTCGCCGCGCCCGGGTCCGGCTGGTCGGCGTTCTGGCTCGCCAACCTCGCGCTGGTCGTGCTGGCCGTCGTGGACATCGTTCTGGCGGCGAGCGTGCGGTCGCTGACGCTGGCGCGTTCCGGCGACAGCGCCGCGCGGCTCGGCGAGTCGGCGAACGTGACGTTGACCGTCACCAACACCGGCTCGCGTACGGCACGGCTGTCCGTCCGCGACGCCTGGCCGCCGTCGGCCGGGGCTTCGCCGCGCGTCCACCGCGTCACCGTCCCGGCGCACGAACGCCGCGCGCTGGCGTCGGTCCTCACTCCGACGCGCCGCGGCGACCGGCGGCCCGAGCGGGTGACCGTACGGTCCGTCGGCCCGCTCGGCCTCGCCGGCCGGCAGGGGCGGCACGTGGCGCCGTGGCAGGTGCGGGTGCTGCCGCCGTTCACGTCGCGGAAGTTCCTGCCCGAGCGGCTCAACCGCCTCCGCCAGCTCGACGGCGCGGTGCTCATCCGCGGGCGCGGGCAGGGCACGGAGTTCGACTCGCTGCGCGACTACGTCGACGGCGACGACGTGCGCTCCATCGACTGGCGCGCGACCGCGCGGCGCGACAACGTCGTCGTCCGCACCTGGCGCCCCGAGCGCGACCGCCGCGTCGTGCTCGTCCTCGACACGGGGCGTACGTCGGCCGGCCGCGTCGGCGACAGCCCGCGCCTCGACCACGCGATGGACGCGGCGCTGCTGCTCGGCGCGCTGGCGTCGCGGGCCGGTGACCAGGTCGAGCTGCTGGCGTACGACCGCGTGCAGCGCGCCCGCGTCCCCGGCGGCTCGCGCGCCGAGGTGCTGTCGCGGCTCGTCAACGCGATGGCGCCGCTCGACCCCGTCCTCCTCGAAGCCGACCACGCGGGCATCGTCGCGTCGGTGCTGCGGCGGCACCGGCGGCGGGCGCTCGTCGTGCTGTTCACCGAGCTCAACACCGCCGTCGTCGAGGAGGGGCTGCTGCCCTCGCTCGGCGCGCTGACGCTGCGGCACACCGTGATCGTCGCGGCGGTCGCCGACCCGCGCGTCGCGGCGATGATGACCGCGCGCGGCTCGGCGCCTGCTGTCTACGAGGCCGCGGCCGCGGAGCGCGCGACGGCCGAACGCCGCCGCCTCGTCTCGCTGCTACGCCGCCGCGGCGTGGAGGTCGTGGACGCGCCGCCGGAGTCGTTCGCGCCGGCGGTCGCGGACAGGTACCTCGAGCTCAAGGCGGCGGGCCGGCTCTAG
- the mtrA gene encoding MtrAB system response regulator MtrA, which produces MKGRVLVVDDDPALAEMLGIVLRTEGFEPSFVADGERALAAFRDVKPDLVLLDIMLPGRDGLDVCRQIRAESGVPIVMLTAKSDTIDVVLGLESGADDYVVKPFKPKELIARVRARLRRNEDVPAEPLHIGDVEIDVAGHRVLRDGNQIPLTPLEFDLLVALARKPRQVFTREVLLEQVWGYRHAADTRLVNVHVQRLRAKVERDPEHPEVVLTVRGVGYKAGPP; this is translated from the coding sequence GTGAAGGGCCGCGTCCTCGTCGTCGACGACGACCCGGCCCTCGCCGAGATGCTCGGCATCGTGCTGCGTACCGAGGGCTTCGAGCCGTCGTTCGTGGCCGACGGCGAACGCGCCCTCGCGGCGTTCCGCGACGTCAAGCCCGACCTCGTGCTGCTCGACATCATGCTGCCGGGCCGCGACGGCCTCGACGTGTGCCGGCAGATCCGCGCGGAGAGCGGCGTACCCATCGTCATGCTCACCGCGAAGAGCGACACGATCGACGTCGTCCTCGGTCTGGAGTCGGGTGCCGACGACTACGTCGTCAAGCCGTTCAAGCCGAAGGAGCTCATCGCGCGGGTCCGCGCGCGGCTGCGCCGCAACGAGGACGTGCCCGCCGAGCCGCTGCACATCGGCGACGTCGAGATCGACGTTGCCGGGCACCGCGTCCTGCGCGACGGCAACCAGATCCCGCTGACGCCGCTGGAGTTCGACCTGCTCGTCGCGCTGGCGCGCAAGCCGCGGCAGGTGTTCACCCGCGAGGTCCTCCTCGAGCAGGTCTGGGGCTACCGGCACGCCGCCGACACCCGCCTCGTCAACGTCCACGTCCAGCGCCTGCGCGCCAAGGTCGAGCGCGACCCCGAGCACCCCGAGGTCGTCCTCACCGTCCGCGGCGTCGGCTACAAGGCGGGACCACCCTGA
- the mtrB gene encoding MtrAB system histidine kinase MtrB, protein MQLRVVSTTLLVSMVVVALLGVLVMDRVTRGLLRSQRDRALAEVESSLQYAAATLADLDSDAAPEKVDEELGLMIEQLATRAGPTGTYGVAVLGGPLDIVSRDAPDLAEIPADVRASVERDSDMAYAYAAFDVRRQTSKGLVVGAPLYSPSRRYALYFFFPLDVETETLGEVRSALFGGGIALALLVGGITLLVARQVVSPVRAAARVADEFAAGRLASRMQVTGEDELARLGEAFNDMAVSLQQKIDQLEGLSRVQQRFVSDVSHELRTPLTTVRMAADVLHAARADFPPEVSRSAELLQHELDRFETLLVDLLEISRFDAGAAVLDNEVFDLTGLLHRVVNALGPLAARRGSDVIVRSTTRGEVLVEGDPRRIERVLRNLLSNAIEHGEGLPIELQVGSDAETVAVVVRDRGVGLRPGDASRVFSRFWRADPSRARQSGGTGLGLSIALEDVRLHGGWLQAWGEPGRGSVFRMTLPRKAGGEVPSSPLPLEPAPVGSGG, encoded by the coding sequence CTGCAGCTGCGCGTCGTGTCCACGACCCTGCTCGTCTCGATGGTGGTCGTCGCGCTCCTCGGCGTCCTGGTCATGGACCGCGTGACGCGCGGGCTCCTGCGCTCCCAGCGCGACCGCGCGCTCGCCGAGGTCGAGTCGAGCCTGCAGTACGCCGCCGCCACCCTCGCCGACCTCGACTCCGACGCCGCGCCGGAGAAGGTCGACGAGGAACTCGGCCTCATGATCGAGCAGCTCGCGACGCGCGCGGGCCCGACGGGGACGTACGGCGTCGCGGTCCTCGGCGGCCCCCTCGACATCGTCAGCCGCGACGCCCCGGACCTCGCCGAGATCCCCGCGGACGTGCGCGCATCCGTCGAGCGCGACAGCGACATGGCGTACGCGTACGCGGCGTTCGACGTCCGCAGGCAGACGTCGAAGGGGCTCGTGGTGGGCGCGCCGCTGTACTCGCCGAGCCGCCGTTACGCCCTCTACTTCTTCTTCCCGCTCGACGTCGAGACGGAGACGCTGGGGGAGGTGCGCTCGGCGTTGTTCGGCGGCGGTATCGCGCTGGCGCTGCTCGTCGGCGGCATCACGCTGCTCGTCGCGCGGCAGGTCGTCTCGCCGGTGCGCGCGGCGGCGCGCGTCGCGGACGAGTTCGCGGCAGGCCGCCTCGCGTCGCGGATGCAGGTCACGGGCGAGGACGAGCTCGCGCGTCTCGGCGAGGCGTTCAACGACATGGCGGTGTCGTTGCAGCAGAAGATCGACCAGCTCGAAGGGCTCTCGCGCGTGCAGCAGCGCTTCGTCTCCGACGTGTCGCACGAGCTGCGTACGCCGCTGACGACCGTGCGCATGGCGGCCGACGTCCTGCACGCCGCGCGCGCGGACTTCCCGCCCGAGGTGTCGCGGTCGGCGGAGCTGCTCCAGCACGAGCTGGACCGGTTCGAGACGCTCCTCGTGGACCTGCTGGAGATCTCGCGCTTCGACGCGGGCGCGGCCGTTCTCGACAACGAGGTCTTCGACCTGACCGGCCTGCTGCACCGCGTCGTCAACGCGCTGGGTCCGTTGGCGGCGAGGCGTGGCAGCGACGTCATCGTGCGGTCGACGACGCGCGGCGAGGTGCTCGTCGAAGGCGACCCGCGGCGCATCGAACGCGTCCTGCGCAACCTCCTCTCCAACGCCATCGAGCACGGCGAGGGGCTGCCCATCGAGCTGCAGGTGGGGTCCGACGCGGAGACGGTCGCGGTGGTCGTACGCGACAGGGGTGTGGGCCTGCGGCCCGGTGACGCGAGCCGGGTGTTCTCGCGCTTCTGGCGCGCCGACCCGTCGCGCGCGCGGCAGTCCGGCGGCACCGGCCTCGGCCTGTCCATCGCGCTGGAGGACGTACGGCTGCACGGCGGCTGGCTGCAGGCGTGGGGCGAGCCCGGGCGCGGGTCGGTGTTCCGCATGACGCTGCCGCGCAAGGCGGGCGGCGAGGTGCCGTCGTCTCCGCTGCCGCTGGAGCCGGCGCCGGTGGGCTCGGGTGGCTAG